The Bacteroidetes bacterium SB0662_bin_6 genome includes a region encoding these proteins:
- a CDS encoding shikimate dehydrogenase, whose amino-acid sequence MSSAPFRPATAPTLYFIGVTTKQSSIVPIFPKWAGHLDLNNARLVGVDVPIGASPDTYRDIVRFIKNDPLSKGALITTHKIDLLAASRDLFDELDPYAHLLGEISCISKQGEQLVGHAKDAVTGRRALNAFLPDGYWKETGAEVLFLGAGGATVATTSLLLTAQSDDQPARITVTDVDPGRIRSIQAVHNRVEHDANVQYLLVRDAAGNDAAMQTLPARSVVINGTGMGKDRPGSPVSDQAVFPENGYAWDYNYRGDFLFLKQAEQCRRGVRTVDGWTYFLYGWTSIIAEVFGVAIPEEGPEFETLSDIAAAYRRR is encoded by the coding sequence ATGTCCTCGGCACCCTTCCGGCCGGCAACCGCCCCGACCCTGTATTTCATCGGGGTAACCACAAAGCAATCTTCCATTGTGCCCATCTTCCCGAAATGGGCCGGACACCTTGACCTGAACAATGCGCGGCTCGTCGGCGTGGACGTTCCGATCGGCGCAAGCCCGGATACCTACCGGGACATCGTGCGCTTCATAAAGAACGACCCGCTCTCGAAAGGCGCCCTGATCACCACGCACAAAATCGACCTTCTCGCGGCGAGCCGGGACCTGTTCGACGAACTGGACCCGTATGCGCACCTGCTCGGAGAAATTTCCTGCATTTCGAAGCAGGGTGAACAGCTTGTCGGCCACGCGAAAGACGCTGTGACAGGCCGCCGGGCGCTCAATGCGTTTCTTCCGGACGGATACTGGAAAGAAACCGGCGCCGAGGTGCTTTTTCTGGGAGCCGGCGGCGCTACCGTAGCAACCACGAGTCTGCTTCTGACTGCCCAGAGCGACGATCAACCGGCACGAATCACGGTGACGGATGTGGATCCTGGCCGGATACGCAGTATCCAGGCCGTGCACAACCGGGTGGAGCACGATGCAAACGTACAGTATCTCCTCGTCCGGGACGCTGCAGGAAACGATGCGGCGATGCAGACCCTCCCTGCACGCTCGGTGGTTATAAACGGTACGGGTATGGGCAAGGATCGTCCGGGATCACCGGTATCCGACCAGGCTGTCTTTCCTGAGAACGGCTATGCCTGGGATTACAATTACCGGGGCGATTTCCTCTTCCTGAAACAGGCGGAGCAATGCCGCCGCGGGGTCAGGACGGTGGATGGCTGGACCTATTTTCTGTACGGGTGGACCAGCATCATCGCTGAAGTGTTCGGCGTCGCCATTCCGGAAGAAGGCCCGGAATTCGAAACCCTCTCGGACATCGCCGCCGCATACCGGCGCAGATGA
- a CDS encoding sugar kinase, which yields MKTVTFGEVMLRLSPPGHGRFVQTPSLDVSFGGGEANVAVALAGFGFDSFFLSKIPRHEIGQACVNELRRYGVSDRFIVRGGDRLGVYFLETGASQRGSKVIYDRAGSSVTTLAPEEVDLEAVFDGAAWFHWTGITPALGEVPRRMLEEACRAARRAGASISCDLNFRAKLWTEKEAQAVMRPLMQYVDICIANEEDAERSLGFRAGASDVEAAELDEEAYFGLARQLKKEYGFRAVAITLRESFSASMNGWSALLHDDGACVEPQRSTRYEIRLVDRVGGGDAFAAGLIAGLLTKDNSREALEFAVAASCLKQTIPGDFNLVSVQEVENLAKGSGSGRVER from the coding sequence ATGAAAACGGTTACGTTCGGTGAGGTCATGCTCCGGCTGTCGCCTCCGGGGCATGGGCGTTTTGTGCAAACGCCCTCCCTCGATGTGTCCTTCGGGGGCGGGGAGGCCAATGTGGCCGTGGCGCTGGCCGGCTTCGGATTCGACAGTTTTTTCCTGTCCAAAATTCCCCGGCACGAGATCGGACAGGCGTGCGTCAACGAGTTGCGGCGCTACGGCGTATCCGACCGGTTTATCGTACGCGGGGGTGATCGTCTCGGTGTCTATTTCCTCGAAACGGGTGCGAGCCAGCGAGGGTCCAAGGTCATCTACGACCGCGCGGGGAGCTCCGTAACGACACTTGCGCCCGAAGAGGTCGATCTGGAGGCCGTATTCGACGGTGCCGCATGGTTCCACTGGACCGGCATTACCCCGGCGCTCGGCGAGGTTCCTCGTCGGATGCTTGAGGAAGCCTGCCGGGCCGCCCGCCGCGCCGGGGCATCCATAAGCTGCGATCTGAACTTTCGGGCCAAGTTGTGGACGGAAAAAGAAGCGCAGGCCGTGATGCGCCCCCTCATGCAGTATGTGGACATATGCATTGCTAACGAGGAGGATGCGGAGCGCAGCCTCGGCTTCAGGGCAGGCGCGTCCGATGTGGAAGCGGCCGAACTGGATGAGGAGGCGTATTTCGGTCTTGCCCGGCAACTCAAAAAAGAGTACGGATTTCGCGCCGTGGCGATTACGCTGCGAGAGAGTTTCTCGGCGTCCATGAATGGTTGGAGCGCCCTGTTGCATGACGACGGGGCATGCGTCGAGCCGCAGCGTTCAACCCGCTACGAGATCCGGCTTGTGGATCGCGTAGGCGGCGGCGATGCGTTTGCGGCGGGCCTGATTGCCGGTCTGCTTACGAAGGATAATTCCCGGGAAGCCCTTGAGTTCGCGGTGGCGGCTTCCTGCCTCAAGCAGACGATCCCGGGCGATTTCAACTTGGTCTCGGTGCAGGAAGTTGAAAATCTGGCGAAGGGGTCCGGTTCGGGACGCGTGGAGCGGTAG
- a CDS encoding DUF1080 domain-containing protein has product MTRIMPFIAAVLFAASPALGQDSEGQGSRTPSDWDVHDRERPRPMVVSPATPSTDQAAGQAPSDAIVLFAGGSSEELSAWERPNGDPAPWKVTDGYFEVVPRTGGIQTKQGFGDVQLHIEWSAPMPPEGEDQDRGNSGVFLMNTYEVQVLDSYENDTYPDGQAAALYGQYPPLVNAMSAPGEWNVYDIVFRRPRFDEDGTLVSPAYVTVFHNGVLVQNHEEMTGPSGHRSRPPYEAHADRLPISLQDHDHPVRFRNVWVRELE; this is encoded by the coding sequence ATGACACGCATTATGCCTTTTATCGCTGCCGTTCTTTTCGCTGCTTCTCCGGCGCTTGGCCAGGACTCCGAAGGACAAGGCAGCCGCACTCCGTCAGACTGGGATGTTCATGACCGGGAGCGGCCCCGGCCCATGGTGGTCTCCCCAGCGACGCCAAGCACAGATCAGGCGGCCGGACAGGCTCCTTCCGACGCCATCGTTCTTTTCGCGGGCGGGTCTTCGGAAGAATTGTCCGCTTGGGAGCGCCCCAACGGCGATCCGGCGCCCTGGAAGGTGACCGACGGTTATTTTGAGGTCGTGCCCCGCACCGGGGGCATTCAAACGAAGCAGGGCTTCGGTGACGTGCAGTTGCACATCGAGTGGTCTGCCCCCATGCCGCCCGAGGGCGAGGATCAGGATCGCGGCAACAGCGGCGTATTCCTGATGAATACCTACGAAGTGCAGGTGCTGGACTCCTACGAGAACGACACCTACCCCGACGGACAGGCCGCGGCGCTGTACGGCCAGTATCCGCCGCTCGTCAACGCGATGAGTGCACCGGGCGAATGGAATGTCTATGACATCGTGTTTCGCCGCCCCCGTTTCGACGAAGACGGCACCCTCGTTTCTCCGGCCTACGTGACCGTTTTCCACAACGGCGTGCTGGTGCAGAACCACGAGGAAATGACGGGGCCTTCAGGCCATCGGTCGCGCCCGCCGTACGAGGCCCATGCCGATCGGCTTCCGATTTCCCTGCAGGATCACGACCACCCGGTACGCTTCCGGAATGTCTGGGTCAGGGAACTGGAGTAG
- a CDS encoding TonB-dependent receptor — MMGTMSSVRCWLAAVCLFPGIAIAQDTLSVPVLPGQTLPELTVEAVRGAANAASAPYALAVETHSPDGLPRPVLSMERVLRSLPGAWINDRGHFALGERISVRGMGARAPFGVRGMQVMLDGIPLTMPDGQTVLDVVESSVLRRTELLRSPASLFWGNGSGAVLFLSSDATLEDARPASRLRAQALAGSFGQRRILIDGWAPFGAHSVQFYVSNQTQDGYRNYSSGVRRRAGASARFRTGSSSHLRILTAIALQDTEHPGSLTREQFEADPSMARPAFEEARAGKESLHVQAGAAFGQEADLGTLRITGYGVRRQLDNPLSFAYIDLDRTAGGMRAALRRDRERIRWGVGADGALQHDIRKNFNNAQGVPGDEIRLDQVEDVASLGAFAYGGFQPVRAMQVLAGLRYGTVRFEMDDHLFANGDQSGNRLFSAWSPMLGVSWRGSGWLLFANYGTAFETPTTTELVNRPDLTGGFNPSLDPQIARGVEVGLRGALGAHLFVDAAVFFMNVDGRLISFENELGRDFFRNAGKNTHRGIEGAVQWVPHPRWEAAFVATVSRFVFQEADLKGNLLPGVPEQRLFGRVRTDQGGFRITVEAEAVSEYFTNDANTAVNDGYVVFDASLGHEGFAAGSVRIAPFVEVRNMLNTRYSGSVSINAFGGRYYEPAPGRAFLAGIQFHILP; from the coding sequence ATGATGGGTACCATGTCTTCCGTTCGATGCTGGCTGGCGGCTGTTTGCCTGTTTCCGGGGATTGCTATTGCCCAGGATACGTTGTCGGTGCCGGTTCTTCCAGGTCAGACACTTCCGGAATTGACGGTTGAGGCGGTGCGGGGCGCCGCGAACGCAGCATCGGCTCCATACGCCCTTGCGGTCGAGACGCATTCCCCGGACGGGTTGCCTCGCCCCGTACTTTCCATGGAACGCGTGCTGCGTTCGCTACCCGGTGCGTGGATTAATGACCGCGGTCATTTCGCGCTTGGAGAGCGGATCTCCGTGCGCGGCATGGGCGCGCGGGCTCCATTCGGCGTGCGGGGCATGCAGGTTATGCTGGATGGCATTCCGCTCACGATGCCGGATGGACAGACGGTGCTCGACGTAGTGGAATCTTCCGTCCTGCGCCGCACGGAACTCTTGCGTAGTCCCGCCTCCCTGTTTTGGGGAAACGGTTCCGGGGCCGTGCTTTTCCTGTCGAGTGATGCCACTCTGGAAGATGCTCGCCCTGCTTCCCGTTTGCGTGCGCAGGCGCTCGCCGGTTCCTTTGGGCAGCGGAGGATCCTTATCGATGGGTGGGCGCCGTTCGGTGCGCATTCCGTACAATTTTACGTGTCAAATCAGACACAGGACGGGTATCGGAACTATTCTTCCGGCGTTCGTCGCCGTGCAGGGGCCTCTGCCCGGTTTCGCACAGGTTCCTCTTCGCATCTTCGTATCCTGACCGCCATTGCCTTACAGGATACCGAGCATCCCGGTTCGCTGACGCGTGAACAGTTCGAGGCGGATCCCTCCATGGCTCGTCCGGCCTTTGAAGAAGCCCGCGCCGGCAAGGAGAGTCTTCATGTCCAGGCTGGCGCCGCGTTCGGGCAGGAGGCCGATCTCGGGACGCTCCGCATAACCGGGTACGGCGTACGCCGGCAGCTCGATAATCCTTTATCCTTTGCGTATATCGATCTGGACCGGACGGCCGGAGGAATGCGGGCGGCGCTGCGGCGGGACAGGGAACGGATCCGGTGGGGTGTGGGAGCCGATGGGGCGCTGCAACATGATATCCGCAAAAATTTCAATAACGCCCAAGGCGTTCCCGGTGACGAAATTCGGCTGGATCAGGTCGAGGATGTGGCTTCCCTGGGCGCCTTTGCCTATGGGGGCTTCCAGCCTGTTCGAGCCATGCAGGTGCTGGCCGGACTGCGCTATGGCACGGTGCGATTTGAAATGGACGATCACCTGTTTGCCAATGGCGATCAATCCGGCAACCGGCTTTTTAGCGCCTGGAGCCCCATGTTGGGCGTATCCTGGCGGGGAAGCGGATGGCTGCTTTTTGCGAACTATGGCACGGCTTTCGAGACGCCTACGACCACGGAACTCGTCAATCGCCCGGACCTGACAGGTGGATTCAACCCTTCGCTCGATCCGCAGATTGCCAGAGGCGTGGAGGTGGGTCTGCGCGGCGCGCTGGGCGCGCATCTGTTCGTGGATGCGGCTGTTTTTTTCATGAACGTGGACGGGCGATTGATTTCCTTCGAAAACGAACTCGGCCGGGATTTTTTCCGAAATGCGGGCAAGAATACGCATCGGGGCATTGAGGGAGCAGTGCAATGGGTTCCTCATCCTCGCTGGGAAGCGGCTTTTGTCGCTACCGTGAGCCGTTTTGTTTTCCAGGAGGCGGACTTGAAGGGCAACCTTTTGCCCGGCGTTCCCGAACAGCGTCTTTTCGGGCGGGTACGGACAGATCAGGGGGGCTTTCGGATCACAGTGGAAGCAGAAGCTGTAAGCGAGTATTTTACGAACGACGCCAATACGGCCGTGAACGATGGATATGTTGTTTTCGACGCGTCACTCGGGCACGAGGGATTTGCCGCCGGTTCGGTGCGTATTGCGCCGTTTGTCGAAGTGCGCAATATGCTGAATACCCGATACAGTGGTTCCGTGTCGATCAATGCATTCGGAGGCCGTTACTATGAACCCGCACCCGGTCGGGCGTTCCTGGCCGGAATCCAATTCCATATACTTCCTTGA
- a CDS encoding TonB-dependent receptor produces the protein MLRSTMFIAVGLLFAVAPIQSAYAQQFGNRGEGGRPGGQMPSTQISGSVVDAETGESIPSASVAVWSVRDSSLTTGAISDSEGAFLIEGLRPGRYYVQVHFVGYLTEVISDIALRPGAWTADLGIIELKTDVEMLDEVIVEERREFMEVGIDRTVYNTRDQLVSAGGDASQVLEEIPSVEVDIDGNISLRGNQNVAILLNGRPTSMTGEALITFLQGLPATSVDRVEVIPNPSAKYEPDGMSGILNIVLRKDQDLGFGGSLTAGGGTQESYNAGGSLNFIQGKFSSFVNYGFRHGVRNSTGDRWQENRVADPLFVIDEDDRGERGGDSHNFSTSIDYNMSDKNVLSLATRLSVRGGDQDGLNVYRILDANQVEMNSYDRTRLGDRTDLNQDYRLTFSRIVAPGTHELQAEVRYEKEKEEDENSYALDGLRLGEVVPGVGTDSFQQRSTQEENTGEGSLQLDYTRPLGNGKLEAGYRGSIDLLDSRFGVETFDYDLNTYLTDVRRTNTFDYRQNIQAAYGIVQQEFGPIAAQVGLRYEQARTTFDLTTADERYENDYNSLFPSAFLTWELSRSETSWKQLKFSYSKRISRPSTWRLNPFNDNLDPYSRREGNPYLEPEYTHAVEGSYIHFAGSVSITLTPYYRQTNNRIQWYEFINDRGVSITTFRNFDSSSSWGFESIGTLRLTDRLNAFGSFNAFRMQTDGSNVESGLGNDAWGWSTRANATLSVREGLSVQLSWFYRAPMDIENGRIGAFSRVSIGARQQLLNERATLSLQIRDPFDMMQFNITRDTPRFYQESVRSFNARQANLSLTYNFGRQRQQRRRGNYERGDGMDQEVQQEVQM, from the coding sequence ATGCTACGATCCACGATGTTCATTGCTGTCGGCCTGCTGTTTGCCGTTGCTCCCATCCAGTCGGCTTATGCCCAGCAGTTCGGTAACCGGGGGGAAGGGGGAAGGCCCGGGGGACAGATGCCCTCGACGCAAATTTCCGGAAGCGTGGTTGACGCGGAGACGGGCGAATCCATTCCATCCGCTTCCGTAGCCGTGTGGAGCGTACGGGACTCTTCGCTTACCACCGGGGCAATCAGCGACTCCGAAGGGGCTTTTCTGATCGAAGGGCTGCGCCCGGGAAGATATTATGTGCAGGTCCACTTTGTAGGGTATCTCACGGAGGTGATTTCGGATATCGCTCTCCGTCCGGGGGCATGGACCGCCGATCTCGGTATCATCGAATTGAAGACCGATGTAGAGATGCTGGATGAAGTGATTGTCGAGGAGCGTCGGGAGTTTATGGAGGTCGGCATTGACCGGACCGTGTACAACACCAGGGACCAGCTGGTGTCCGCCGGGGGCGACGCAAGCCAGGTGCTGGAGGAAATTCCGTCGGTGGAAGTGGATATCGACGGCAATATCAGTCTGCGGGGCAACCAGAACGTGGCCATTCTTCTCAATGGCCGTCCTACGTCCATGACCGGGGAAGCGCTTATCACCTTCCTGCAGGGGTTACCGGCAACTTCGGTCGACCGGGTAGAGGTCATACCCAATCCGTCCGCCAAGTACGAACCCGACGGCATGTCCGGTATCCTGAACATCGTATTGCGCAAGGATCAGGATCTCGGTTTCGGTGGAAGCCTTACGGCCGGAGGCGGTACGCAGGAGAGTTACAATGCCGGAGGCTCTCTCAATTTTATACAGGGCAAGTTCTCGTCGTTCGTGAACTACGGATTCCGTCACGGCGTGCGTAACTCGACAGGGGATCGTTGGCAGGAAAATCGCGTAGCCGATCCGCTCTTTGTGATCGACGAAGATGATCGGGGCGAGCGCGGCGGCGATTCGCATAACTTCAGCACCAGCATCGATTACAACATGAGTGACAAGAACGTGCTGTCGCTGGCTACGAGGCTGAGTGTGCGCGGGGGAGATCAGGACGGACTGAATGTCTATCGTATTCTTGATGCGAATCAGGTGGAGATGAACAGCTACGACCGGACACGCCTTGGAGACCGGACGGACCTGAACCAGGATTATCGCCTCACGTTTTCCCGAATTGTTGCGCCGGGGACCCATGAGCTACAGGCCGAGGTGCGGTACGAAAAAGAGAAAGAGGAAGACGAGAACAGCTATGCGCTGGATGGGCTTCGTCTCGGGGAGGTTGTTCCCGGTGTGGGGACGGATTCGTTCCAGCAGCGTTCGACGCAGGAGGAAAACACGGGCGAAGGTTCACTTCAACTGGATTACACCCGCCCGTTGGGCAACGGCAAACTGGAGGCGGGATACAGGGGGTCCATCGATTTGCTGGACAGCCGGTTCGGAGTTGAGACGTTCGATTATGACCTGAATACGTATCTGACGGATGTTCGCAGGACGAACACATTCGACTACCGGCAGAATATCCAGGCCGCGTACGGCATCGTGCAGCAGGAGTTCGGGCCTATTGCCGCGCAGGTGGGTTTGCGTTACGAGCAGGCGCGGACGACGTTCGACCTGACCACGGCGGACGAGCGGTACGAAAACGATTACAACAGTCTCTTCCCGAGTGCATTCCTGACCTGGGAATTGTCCCGGTCCGAAACGAGTTGGAAGCAGCTCAAGTTCAGCTACAGCAAACGCATCAGTCGCCCAAGCACCTGGCGGCTGAATCCCTTCAACGACAACCTGGATCCGTATTCCCGTCGCGAGGGAAATCCGTATCTCGAACCGGAATACACGCATGCGGTGGAGGGCAGCTACATTCACTTTGCCGGTTCTGTTTCCATCACGCTCACTCCGTATTACCGCCAGACGAACAACCGAATCCAGTGGTACGAATTCATTAACGATCGAGGGGTGTCGATCACGACGTTCCGCAACTTCGATTCAAGCAGTTCCTGGGGTTTCGAGTCCATCGGTACGCTGCGGCTGACGGACCGGTTGAATGCGTTCGGCAGTTTCAACGCCTTTCGGATGCAGACAGACGGATCCAACGTGGAGAGCGGACTCGGCAACGATGCCTGGGGCTGGTCGACCCGCGCGAATGCCACGCTCAGTGTTCGAGAGGGGTTGTCCGTCCAACTCTCCTGGTTTTACCGGGCGCCTATGGACATTGAAAACGGCCGTATCGGTGCGTTTTCGAGGGTAAGTATCGGGGCGCGCCAGCAGTTGCTCAACGAACGGGCTACTCTAAGCCTGCAGATCCGCGATCCGTTTGACATGATGCAGTTCAACATCACGCGCGACACGCCCCGGTTCTACCAGGAGAGCGTCCGCAGTTTCAATGCCCGCCAGGCCAATCTTTCCCTGACGTACAATTTCGGGCGGCAACGGCAGCAGCGACGGCGCGGGAACTACGAGAGAGGAGACGGCATGGATCAGGAAGTACAGCAGGAAGTGCAGATGTAG